The Nicotiana tomentosiformis chromosome 9, ASM39032v3, whole genome shotgun sequence genome contains the following window.
gacaagtgaCACTTTCAGTTAAGTgaattaaaggaattgaaaagGCACGAATGAAACACCCCCGGTGTTCCATCAGAAAAGTTATCAGCCCTGATAGTTGTAAAAGAAGAAATATGCACGGGATGAATGAAGATCATAAAATGAAAAGATTCATGAGTATGTTATAAATAAGGAAGGGAAATCGGCATTGATCTTGATTACGAGAAATCTTCAAACATCAATGTAACCGTTACAATTATATATGGTAATGGGCAGTCAAGGCAATTAATGCCATTAATAAGCCAGAATCAAGCAGAGAAACCATTATAATTATGTATCCTTATATAAGGAATCGATCCTCATTTGTAAAGACATCTAAATCTTTATGAATATATGCAATTAGTCTTTTACTTTATTCAAAGTGTTCGAACCGCAATTCTGGGAGAGATTGGCGGTCTACATTAAGCTTTCTTTCCTTATCTTAATTTCCATTAttctttttattatttgaattatcaagaaagtgaagtaattttcattatcagtaacccgatttTTTCTTGATATCCATTTCGTtcgagaaatctatttttgggttaaacaatagATTTTAAGTTGAAAACTCTACGGCAGACTAAAGTTGCAAATACACCCACGACTTTTCGACTTGGATTTTATATACAGTAGAACAAAATGAATATAATTTCTATAAAATCTGCATCTATTATGGCAAAACATTAATAAATGTAATGGTACCCGcatttattgagtatattgacTTATAATTTCTAATGCATTTTTATTCACGTGCTTATTCAAAATTTAATTGGTGATCACTATAAGAAAATGCCATTTTTGTGTTCCTTAATTAATACTGGTCCTAAGCTCCTTTTGTTATCCATTCTCATTCATAGAACATGAAAGTACCCACTTCTATTGACTTTTATtacttaattttattttggaagctttagtTCCCTGTATTTATGTTCTTTTCGGGGACGGTCTAGATACTAAAGCACTTGATTTATGTCCCAAAATtactatttttatatataaaataaataatttatataattatttcttATCATTGATAcacttcttcttttatttttgtatcaGTGTTTAATAACTTAATTTCTTTCTCTCAATAATTAGTACAACCTAACTAATTTTCAACCAATTTTATTCTACTTTGTTGTTGAAACCTTTTTCTCTATTCATTAATTAGTCACCTAACTCTATTTAATAATAATCCAACTTATCATTTATTTTTTCTCACATAAATTAAACATTTTCTGGGTTCTCTTATTTCAGTTATGATGCAGTCAAGCACGCAAGTGTCGCAACAAACAAAGTTTGCAACGTCtagtttattatttttttggtattttataaAACCAaattgtcttttttttttcattcttcATACTCACTTGCCTATTTTGTCAAACACTTGTCcagaggcggattcaggatttgaACTTTATGGGCTCCTGTCTTAATCtcaaattaatatacaataataactaGGTTCACAGTTAGGTATTTATGTATAgttaatgaattttttaataaAAGATACATGGTCTATGCAAATGTTATTGCGTTCCCGAAAACCCATATAATATACTCTAGATTCTCCACTGCATTTGTCCtcattaaatattatatatactaaATATATTCAAAGTTTAAGTAACATACATAATCCGTGTAAGTAATTTTTATATCACCATGTTACCTTTATCTGTTGTTAATATTACAAATCCCACATTTTAAGAAGGTTTACGTGTAAGTTTTCTTTAAGTGATCTAATAGGGTAAAAATAAACTCATATATTTAAGGTCTCTTATTAAGATTCGGCTTTAGGCCTCCCATGCTATTGAGCTCCCCCCGGTTCTTTTTTAGTTGTATTTAATTTATGTTCTTTTTGTTGGGTATAGGAAGGATATATTCAACCACGAGTATTTACAGAGCCAGattcaagatttaaatttaataatttcaaTTTTGTACTGAATTTATTGTACTATTAAAGTTATAGATTCAGATATAATATTTATTGAAACTTTattacgtgtatatatatatatatatcaaaagttTTGAGTTCAAATGAACCCGTAGCAAAAAGTCGAGTACCCAAGGTCATAGGTATTAGCTAGCCTAGCATGAGCCAACTCAAGTGTACTTGTTGCTTTTATATCTATATTTATCATGACAAAGCTGTTGGAGAATTTATTTCTATGGTATTTTAGAGAACTTATCACTCAAAAGGCAACTTTCTGGGCCATGGAACATGGGAAAGAGAGAAGTTCTCATAGTGGGCGTTTGaacataagaattataaaattaaaaaaaaaaaagtaaaaaatattttcaagtgaaaatattatgtaaaaattaaagttgtgtttggacattaatataattttgggttgtttttaacgttttgtgagtgatctcaatgaaaattttgaaaaacagctttttagagtttttaaaatttttgaaaaattccaaaatgtatcttcaagtgaaaattggaaaatatatgaccaaacgctgatttcgaaaaactgtgaaattttttcgaaaaatgtaaaaaatttcttatgtccaaacgggctcataATCTGTCACCAAAGCAGAAGATTATGTTTGGATTATTGTTACAAATCGTTTCATAATGCACCGTATTGTATTGTGTTAtattgtttgatgaatacaatgtttggataaatTATATCATTTGTcgtcgtttcatgatgtcatgcaccaataatatgaagaataaacttgcaatattactaagaaaaaataggatacgaagtagaattattatataaaagagtaggataaaggataaaatatgattatttaataataaggaagggcgagatgagagaaaaaaaaagCTAACGACCCCACCAAACCAAATCTGTCgttccataaagtgacactttttaTCGTTACGTAAcaacggatttaacgatacgatacaataaaatttaagaaacaatcaaaacaaacaataTATTTAAGGTaccaatacgatacaatacaataactAACAACcgtccaaacaagctgtaagaaACTTATATTTTGTCAGCTTTTGTGTGCTTATGTTGTTGGAAATAAGGTTTATCAGGGTCACATGCAAGGTTTTCAATTTTGAGACATTTCACTTTCATATTATTGGGTTGTAACGAAATTCCAATAAAATAAAAGGGAAAAAAACATATATAAGAGGCAAATTAAGCGAGAAAATTGACTTAACCTTTTTGTCCATGAAGAAATCTTAATGAAAGTGAGAAGACAAGCTGATAGATTATTGCTTGATTAACTACTGGAGTATATAAAAAGAAGGTCACATACAACGGATGTAAATCAAATTGAACTCAACAAATTTAAATTATAAATCTACCTCTAATTTAGTGTTGCGTTTTATAACGTAGAATAATTATTTAAAGCTGTCCTGTTGTCAGCTTGCAGACATGTAGAAGCCATGTGGATAAATCTTATACGGTTAGAACTGCCACGTGGATATGATAACAACTATGATGACGGTTAAAAATAACTAATTTTCCAAATTCTTTGGAAGTAAATTTGTTTTTTTCCTTTCTAATTTTTCTTTTAGGTGAGGCTTAAGGAGGGGACCTATGTTTTGACCATTATGGTCCGGCTCTTTTCTGGAACCCGCACATAACAGGAGTTTAGTGCACCGAATTGTCTCCCCTTTCCAGGGAGGGGAGGCACAGAAGAGCTTGATAAGAATCAAATCTTGCAATACAATGTATACTAGTTATTACTTATTAGTTAGCTAGGGCTCTAATGTCAAGTAAATTTGTGTTGTTTTTCTTCTACTTTTGGTCGtaagaaacatggaacaccaaaTTAAATTTAACTCTAATAGTTATATGGTCTTCCCCTCGACAACTGTCGTCTTTAAAAGATGAGAACCATGTGGATAATGTCATACAAGAATTGTAAGGTGTACAAAACAAGGTGTTATTGCATAACACCCATTTCATATGGCAATCAATTATTATTAGCTTTGTACGTAAATTGTAATTAAGCTTTCCCTGAGCGAGAAGGGGAGTCTTACAGCAACGGTAAAGTTTCTCCGTGTggcctataggtcacgggttcgaatcATTGAATCAGCTACTGATGCTTGCATCAGGGTAGACTGCCTAGGTCACATCTTCTTAAAGTGCGACCTTTCCTTATATCCTCTGTGAACGTGGGATATTTCATGCACTGAACTACCTTTTTTTGCCTTTAAGTGGTAGCAATCCGACGGAGACGCTTGCGTAGAAGAAAACTCAGATCAGTATTTGTGATTCTTATGGTTAATGCTTGATTTGATATAAATGGCTGGCGTGAATCATACGACAaatttgaaaggattttgggtcaATTCAAAAATAAGTTGACTAATGTGTTATTGGTTCATGAATCATTTTCTGTTTTATATACTTCTGAAAAATCTTGGACATAATTTGAAATAAACACGAGTATACTTGATTAGTTGGTAAATTTGATCTGTCGAGACAAAAAGATTATTTTTCTCTCATCAAGTGTTCAGTAAATAATAAAACTATGTGACAAATTAGCCTACCACTTTTATATGCCTCTTTTTGGAGTTCTTCTCTCGATTTTGTGTATTCTTTTTTATGCCGTTTGTGCATATAGATCAATTGACCGAACCATATTAAATATTTGTGTCTCTTTGATACGATAATAGTTAAAAGTTTGGAGCCACCGAGAGGTGGAATATGTGAGATTCTGAAAACGAAAAAACCTTTCGGTAGAAAATGCTTTACTCCCGttaaaaaaacttattcaatgcGAATTCAAATTAATCGGATCCGTTTTTAGCATCGCTAAGTTGAATTATTCAAACTAGTGAGATTTATATACCCGAGGGTTAATATGATTAAAATTTTGGGCATCATTATTTAGAAGTATAAGAACAGAGGTGAAAAAGAACCGAGAAGGTCCCACTTCAAGGGTAATAAACATCATAAAATCCAACCAACTTGAATCACCGAAAGTGGATAGATTTTTTTGTTGATCATTTTTACACTTTCCCCTCTAGATACTTGTTCTTATTTCAAGTTGTTTCCAAGAAAGTAACTAAAATATACTTATTTATACAGGTACAAACTGTACCCTCATTACCCCCTATGTACTCTCCTGGCTCCTACCACGACTATTTAACGCAATAATTAGTGACTGTTTTTACGGGCACCAACTCATGACCTATAGATTATACGATAACTTcactattattatttatattatattaaaaatcttTTACCAATCAAAGTCTTAGTGCAACTGAAAGAGTTACTTTCATATAAGATTACAGATTCAAACGTGAAAATAACTttgtataaaaataatatgcatgcaAAGCACTTTACGTACAATACATTCAATGTGATTGGTCCCTTCTCCAAACCTACACACAACGAAAGCCTAAGTACACTGAGCTGGCCTTTTATTAAAGATAAAAGGAACAGTCACCGGGGCTGCATTTTGGGTTTTAGCTATAGGGAGGTGAGTGGTCCAATCTAGTGTTTTTAGGTGGGGTAACAAAAGTAGGGCATAGGACCAAtggaagaaagaacaaaagagactcaaTGCCTTTATACAAGACTAATCCCTAAACAAAACTTATTTAGTTCATCTGTTCCCACACATTCCATGTGCCTTTGTTTTTCCATCTCCTCCTATAATACTCTCCTTTCTTACAATCCTTCCCCAAACAACTCAAAATAACAAAACTTTAAGCCACCCCAATTGAACATTTCCCCCTTAATTCTTCTCATATCAAGAACCAAAATGGCTCTAAAGAAATCAAGCAAACACTTTACTCAAACTGCAGCCTTCAAACAAATTATGAAAAGGTGTTCAAGCTTTGGAAAGAATGAGAATGGATACCCTGAAGATGTCCCAAAAGGCCATTTTGTAGTATATGTGGGTGAAAATAGAAGCAGATATATAATTCCCATTTCTTGGTTGATACATCCTGAATTTCAAAGTTTGCTTCAAAGGGCTGAAGAAGAATTTGGATTTAATCATGATACGGGACTTACTATCCCTTGTGATGAAGAAGATTTTTGCTCCCTAATATCAATGTTCAGATAAAAAAATTGAAGGACTTGAGTTGATGATCTTTTCTTATAAATTTTTTTACTTGGAAATTATCAGTGAGCCACCACTAAAGAGATGAAAAGTAAGACTGTGTACAAAAGATCTAATATAGTCCAACTCTTCTCTGGAGTCTGGATTATACGCACGACACCAGTTTAGTGTGTTGGGCTGTCCTTCATTGGTCAGACACGAAAGATATGGCAATGGCATCAAGTGAATAGTTAACTAATCAGGAAGAAACCCCATCTAATTATTTAGGGGTGAGTTTGCACAATCACATGTACTTAATATTTTGATCAGCGATTCAGCGGTGTTAAATTTGCGCCCGTTTAAAAATTCTTGGTATTGCTGTTCATGAGATAAAAAGAGATATTTCACCATTATTATTTATGCAAGTATGCAACTGCCCGTTTGTGTTAGAATTTGCACCTGATAAATTTCTATGTGACGTTTATGAATTAATTACAAGATGAAAATTAATTCCTTATTTCTTCATTTTGGTCAAAGATAATGTATAGCAAAACAGTCTTTACAATATCAAGGCATTTGTGCCAGATTGCCTTGCATAAAAGGTTGACTCTTCATTTCAGTCAATGAGAAGATTCCCCTTATCTAAAGTTTTTTGTATGGCACTTTAATTTCTAAATACTTTTTGTCACGCGACAAAAAAACATAACTATCAAAACTTTTTAGAAGATAATGTATTCGACTTGATTAAGGTAAATGATCACTAGAGGGCAAATGCAATCTACGTACAATGGGCTCAAGTTAACGTGAACATAGTGCTTTCATTAAAAGCTATGGAGTATTAAAATTTCGACAAATATCAAATTTTGAACATACTTTTAAGCATACAAGTTATTCATACTAAAAGCCTAAAACATTAAAATTTATCATTAAAATTCTGAATTCACCTTTCCTTTATCAAATTTAAAGTGGATGACTAAAAAGATGTATACTTCCACTAATACAAGTTAAAGCCATCAatgtacagagtgtagtatgaatacaaccgaccaaatgtactcaataagtaataagactaaccttgggctgaaagcagtgacgagctcaacaggtacaacCCTAATATAGagttaacagtacagaaatgtagacatgctttcaagtttatcAGTTTAAGTACAATACGGGTAAAATATGCTAAGTGTGACTGAAATGAGGAACAGTAAAtcactatatctacatgtcaattatgccttccaactgtaatgcaacacaatgataaaatcatatgcatattCTCGGAGTATCAATTCTCCcattcctcccagtcactcaatcctcacagtcactcgatcctcacagtcactcagtcctcccaatcgcttgacactcacactcgcactcagtaggtacctgcgctcattgctgattagtcagactccggaggagcggaTCCTGCCAAAGTGCTAAAAttagccaatcatggcatgaatcaataaagcatgttgcggcgtgcagcccgatctaatAAACaccctcataatcaggccctcggcctcactcagtcatcaatctctccagtctctcgggctcacgaatatcatgacaatcagcccaaacaatgatgatatgatgtatcaatatatggcaacagagactgagatatgatatgcaaatgatagatgtggcTGAGTACATGATTGCAaattaagcaagtaattcaacaacaacacgattTCTGTGgatcccaatagtaccagcatatagcctaagcatgatttctaacatgaatcacaactcaatttctctaacacatggagaatatatggataataacaagattatttgactacacagtTCTACGGAATCGACCGaatcataattcctacggtgcacgcccacacgcccgtcacctagtatgtgtgtcaccttaacaccaaccatataacacgtaattcagggattcatacccctagaatcaagtttagaagtgttacttacctcaaacagcaCAAATCTGTACTCCTTTAAgaccttgcctcgtgaatcggcctccg
Protein-coding sequences here:
- the LOC104099997 gene encoding auxin-responsive protein SAUR50-like, whose translation is MALKKSSKHFTQTAAFKQIMKRCSSFGKNENGYPEDVPKGHFVVYVGENRSRYIIPISWLIHPEFQSLLQRAEEEFGFNHDTGLTIPCDEEDFCSLISMFR